In a single window of the Actinomycetota bacterium genome:
- the uvrA gene encoding excinuclease ABC subunit UvrA: protein MSSDRIVVRGAREHNLKNISVDLPRDRLIVFTGLSGSGKSSLAFDTIYAEGQRRYVESLSAYARQFLGQMDKPDVDVIEGLSPAISIDQKSASRNPRSTVGTITEIYDYLRLLYARIGVQHCPNDGTRLQRQTPQQIVDRILELPEGTRFQVLAPVVHGRKGEYDTLLADLAGQGFVRARIDGEVVDIDEFLKRDERLARYEQHTIEVVVDRLVRRDGIERRLTDSLETALKLAEGVAEVELVAREGEAESETLTFSQHLACPKCSTSYGEPAPRNFSFNSPYGACEACDGLGTTFEVDPELIVPDPDQSIADGAIAPWRSAHTQYFTRMIEAVAEAEGIDLAKPWGKLSAKQQRVILHGVEGNLQVKYRNRYGRTRQYSTAYEGVIPWIKRRHEGAESDWSREQYEGYMREVPCSACDGARLKPASLAVTVSGQNISQVCDMSIGESAKFLAALELSERDRLIAERVTKEVNARLGFLLDVGLDYLTLSRAAATLAGGEAQRIRLASQIGSGLVGTLYVLDEPSIGLHQRDNRRLIDTLLRLRDLGNTVLVVEHDEETIRESDWIVDIGPGAGEHGGAVVYSGPVKGITRVKDSVTGQYLAGKKSIPVPAVRREPGDDWLHVVGAREHNLQDIDVSIPLGCFVGVTGVSGSGKSTLVRDILLPVLMQRIYKSKDAPGKHKRVTGVELLDKVIDMDQSPIGRTPRSNPATYTGVFDHVRKLFATTAEAKVRGYLPGRFSFNVQGGRCDACAGDGTLKIEMHFLPDVYVPCEVCKGARYNRDTLDITFKGKNIADVLDMPIEEAVHFFANQPAIARHMQTLVDVGLGYVRLGQPAPTLSGGEAQRVKLASELAKRSTGHTIYLLDEPTTGLHFDDVRKLLTVLSRLVDQGNTVLVIEHSLDVVKSADWLIDLGPEGGNGGGMVVAAGPPEHIASVEASHTGRFLRGVLAGNR from the coding sequence ATGTCCTCCGATCGCATCGTCGTGCGGGGCGCGCGCGAGCACAACCTGAAGAACATCTCGGTCGACCTGCCCCGCGACCGGCTGATCGTGTTCACCGGGCTGTCCGGTTCGGGCAAGTCGAGCCTCGCCTTCGACACCATCTACGCCGAGGGCCAGCGGCGCTACGTCGAGTCGCTCAGCGCCTACGCCCGCCAGTTCCTCGGTCAGATGGACAAGCCCGACGTCGACGTGATCGAGGGGCTCTCGCCGGCGATCTCGATCGACCAGAAGTCGGCCAGCCGCAACCCGCGCTCCACCGTCGGCACGATCACCGAGATCTACGACTACCTCCGCCTGCTCTACGCCCGCATCGGTGTGCAGCACTGCCCGAACGACGGCACCAGGCTGCAGCGCCAGACGCCCCAGCAGATCGTCGATCGCATCCTCGAGCTGCCCGAGGGCACTCGCTTCCAGGTGCTCGCCCCGGTGGTTCACGGGCGCAAGGGCGAGTACGACACCCTGCTCGCCGACCTCGCCGGACAGGGCTTCGTGCGCGCCCGCATCGACGGTGAAGTCGTCGACATCGACGAGTTCTTGAAGCGCGACGAACGCCTCGCGCGCTACGAGCAGCACACGATCGAGGTGGTCGTCGACCGGCTCGTGCGCCGCGACGGCATCGAGCGGCGCCTCACCGACAGCCTGGAGACGGCCTTGAAGCTGGCCGAGGGCGTGGCCGAGGTCGAACTCGTCGCCCGCGAGGGCGAGGCCGAGAGCGAGACGCTCACGTTCAGCCAGCACCTGGCCTGCCCGAAGTGCTCGACGAGCTACGGCGAGCCCGCACCGCGCAACTTCTCGTTCAACAGCCCCTACGGGGCGTGTGAGGCGTGCGACGGGCTGGGCACCACGTTCGAGGTCGACCCCGAGCTCATCGTCCCCGACCCCGACCAGTCGATCGCCGACGGCGCCATCGCCCCGTGGCGAAGTGCCCACACCCAGTACTTCACGCGGATGATCGAGGCCGTCGCCGAGGCCGAGGGGATCGACCTCGCGAAGCCCTGGGGCAAGCTCAGCGCCAAGCAGCAGCGGGTGATCCTGCACGGCGTCGAGGGCAACCTGCAGGTCAAGTACCGCAACCGCTACGGCCGTACTCGCCAGTACTCCACCGCCTACGAGGGCGTGATCCCGTGGATCAAGCGCCGCCACGAGGGAGCGGAGAGCGATTGGAGCCGCGAGCAGTACGAGGGCTACATGCGCGAGGTGCCGTGCTCGGCATGCGACGGGGCGCGGCTGAAGCCGGCCTCGCTCGCGGTCACGGTCAGCGGCCAGAACATCTCGCAGGTGTGCGACATGTCGATCGGGGAGTCGGCCAAGTTCCTCGCTGCGCTCGAGCTGTCCGAGCGCGACCGGCTCATCGCCGAGCGGGTGACGAAAGAGGTCAACGCCCGGCTCGGCTTCCTGCTCGACGTCGGGCTCGACTACCTCACGCTCAGCCGCGCGGCGGCCACCCTCGCCGGAGGCGAAGCACAGCGCATCAGGCTCGCGTCGCAGATCGGCTCCGGCCTGGTCGGCACGCTGTACGTGCTCGACGAGCCCTCGATCGGGCTGCACCAGCGCGACAACCGGCGCCTGATCGACACCTTGCTGCGTCTACGCGACCTGGGCAACACGGTGCTCGTCGTGGAGCACGACGAGGAGACCATCCGCGAGAGCGACTGGATCGTCGACATCGGGCCCGGCGCCGGCGAACACGGCGGCGCCGTCGTGTACAGCGGCCCGGTGAAGGGCATCACGCGGGTCAAGGACTCGGTCACCGGCCAGTACCTGGCCGGCAAGAAGTCGATCCCCGTGCCGGCCGTGCGGCGCGAGCCCGGCGACGACTGGCTGCACGTGGTCGGCGCCCGCGAGCACAACCTGCAGGACATCGACGTGAGCATCCCGCTCGGGTGCTTCGTCGGCGTCACCGGCGTGTCCGGCAGCGGCAAGAGCACCCTCGTGCGCGACATCTTGCTGCCGGTGCTGATGCAGCGCATCTACAAGTCCAAGGACGCTCCCGGCAAGCACAAGCGCGTCACCGGCGTCGAGCTGCTCGACAAGGTGATCGACATGGACCAGTCGCCGATCGGGCGCACGCCGCGGTCCAACCCGGCCACCTACACCGGCGTGTTCGACCACGTCCGCAAGTTGTTCGCGACCACCGCCGAGGCCAAGGTGCGCGGCTACCTGCCCGGCCGGTTCAGCTTCAACGTGCAAGGTGGCCGCTGCGACGCCTGCGCGGGCGACGGCACGCTGAAGATCGAGATGCACTTCCTGCCCGACGTGTACGTGCCGTGCGAGGTGTGCAAGGGAGCGCGGTACAACCGCGACACCCTCGACATCACGTTCAAGGGCAAGAACATCGCCGACGTGCTCGACATGCCGATCGAAGAGGCGGTGCACTTCTTCGCGAACCAGCCGGCCATCGCCCGCCACATGCAGACCCTGGTCGACGTCGGCCTCGGCTACGTGCGCCTCGGTCAGCCGGCACCGACGCTGTCGGGCGGCGAGGCCCAGCGCGTGAAGCTGGCGAGCGAGCTGGCCAAGCGCTCCACCGGCCACACCATCTACCTGCTCGACGAGCCCACCACGGGGCTGCACTTCGACGACGTGCGCAAGCTGCTCACGGTGCTCTCCCGTCTCGTCGATCAGGGCAACACGGTGCTCGTCATCGAGCACAGCCTCGACGTGGTCAAGTCCGCCGACTGGCTGATCGACCTCGGCCCCGAGGGCGGCAACGGCGGCGGCATGGTGGTCGCCGCAGGGCCGCCGGAGCACATCGCTTCGGTGGAGGCCAGCCACACCGGCCGCTTCCTGCGCGGCGTGCTGGCAGGCAACCGTTGA
- a CDS encoding MFS transporter, translated as MATPGERAHLQHRTITALRMVQVPGQAAVAGVVAVSALLASDLLGSDALAGSAGASFTIGSALTAVPLSAFMRRRGRRPGLVRAFSIGAVGALVAVAGGQTRLFGLYLAGMVLFGAGQAATLQSRYAAADLAEPEHRARAIAAVVWIGTLGAVFGPLLTPFEKDVAEAVGLDRLVGPVAFAAALFAIAALVAWWRLRPDPLAAAGALDPEAERVHPLHHVRSSYRTISASRAAVLGLTAMVVSQTAMVAVMTMTPPHMKDHGHADMSAYVIALHIVGMYGFAPLVGRISDRIGRVRAIGAGAAVLGIGTVTTVVGGYVPALVFVGLLLLGVGWSFGLIAGSALLTESVDADGRVEVQGTADLTMSLCGGAAAFASGFVKQAWGYHLLANAATAAAALLIVATWWLRARAVPSRPAYPPA; from the coding sequence GTGGCGACGCCTGGCGAGCGCGCTCATCTCCAGCATCGGACGATCACCGCGCTGCGGATGGTGCAGGTTCCCGGGCAGGCGGCGGTGGCCGGGGTGGTCGCGGTGTCCGCGCTGCTCGCCTCCGATCTGCTCGGATCCGACGCGCTCGCCGGGTCGGCCGGGGCGAGCTTCACGATCGGAAGCGCGCTCACGGCCGTCCCGCTTTCTGCGTTCATGCGCCGGCGCGGCCGGCGCCCGGGGCTGGTGCGGGCGTTCTCGATCGGCGCGGTGGGGGCGCTCGTCGCCGTCGCCGGCGGGCAAACCCGCCTGTTCGGGCTCTACCTGGCCGGCATGGTGCTGTTCGGCGCCGGGCAGGCGGCGACGCTGCAGAGCCGCTACGCCGCGGCTGACCTCGCCGAGCCCGAGCACCGGGCGCGGGCGATCGCCGCCGTCGTCTGGATCGGGACGCTCGGCGCGGTGTTCGGCCCCCTGCTGACGCCGTTCGAGAAGGACGTCGCCGAGGCCGTCGGGCTCGACCGTCTCGTCGGCCCCGTGGCGTTCGCTGCGGCGCTGTTCGCAATCGCGGCCCTGGTCGCGTGGTGGCGCCTGCGCCCCGACCCGCTCGCCGCGGCCGGGGCCCTCGACCCCGAGGCCGAGCGCGTCCACCCACTGCACCACGTCCGTTCCTCTTACCGGACGATCTCCGCCAGCCGGGCGGCGGTGCTGGGGTTGACGGCGATGGTCGTGTCGCAGACCGCGATGGTCGCGGTCATGACGATGACCCCGCCGCACATGAAGGATCACGGCCATGCCGACATGTCGGCCTACGTGATCGCGCTGCACATCGTCGGGATGTACGGGTTCGCACCGCTGGTCGGGCGCATCTCGGACCGCATCGGGCGCGTAAGGGCGATCGGCGCCGGTGCAGCAGTTCTCGGAATCGGCACGGTCACCACCGTCGTCGGCGGGTACGTGCCGGCGCTCGTGTTCGTCGGCCTGCTGCTGCTCGGCGTGGGGTGGAGCTTCGGCCTGATCGCGGGCAGTGCTCTGCTGACCGAGTCCGTCGACGCCGATGGCCGGGTAGAGGTGCAGGGCACGGCCGACCTGACCATGAGCCTCTGCGGCGGCGCCGCTGCGTTCGCGAGCGGGTTCGTCAAGCAAGCATGGGGTTATCACCTGCTCGCCAACGCAGCCACCGCCGCGGCGGCGTTGCTGATCGTCGCCACGTGGTGGCTGCGTGCCCGCGCGGTCCCGTCGCGGCCCGCGTATCCTCCCGCGTGA
- the uvrC gene encoding excinuclease ABC subunit UvrC — MVKRPPVGTIPDAPGSYQFKDAAGRVIYVGKASSLRQRLSNYFQDVRGLHPRTAQMVATAESVEWIEVRNEVEALMLEYSLIKEHHPRFNVRLRDDKSYPFLAVTVDEQWPRALVMRGRKRKGVRYFGPYAHAYAIRDTLDLLLRTFPIRTCSPGKFNQHARLGRPCLLFHIEKCSGPCVDEIDEVAYRQLVVELCQFLEGDTDEIIGRLQSDMASAAGELEYERAARLRDRLAAVLRAVEKQQMVAERNEDLDVIGIADDDFEAAVQVFYVRRGRVVGRKGFVVDKVEELSPGGLVDRILEALYGDEPSNGFPKQVLVPVEPDDLGTYEEWLCHQRGSRVQVRVPQRGDKRSLLETVTRNAKEEFTRHRLRRASDHNARSRALTELQDLLGLPEAPLRIECYDMAHLHGTDYVGSMVVLEDGLPAKREYRRFKVRTVDGNDDFAAMDEVLTRRLSAYLQERDQPLDVESLADGSRPRPKRFAYPPQLLLVDGGKGQLAVAERVLRSLGLEDEIPVASLAKRFEEVFVPGRAEPVEVPRGSEALFLLQRVRDEAHRFANMFHRELRGKRMTASSLDGIAGLGETRKKKLVQAMGGVNAVKRASLDDLRALSWLPDPVAQAVYAKFHPDG, encoded by the coding sequence ATGGTGAAGCGCCCGCCTGTCGGCACGATCCCCGACGCGCCGGGCTCTTACCAGTTCAAGGACGCGGCGGGCCGGGTGATCTACGTCGGCAAGGCATCGAGCTTGCGTCAGCGCCTTTCCAACTACTTCCAGGACGTCCGCGGGCTGCACCCGCGCACCGCCCAGATGGTGGCCACGGCCGAGTCGGTGGAGTGGATCGAGGTGCGCAACGAGGTCGAGGCGCTGATGCTCGAGTACTCCTTGATCAAGGAGCACCACCCCCGCTTCAACGTGCGCCTGCGTGACGACAAGAGCTATCCCTTCCTCGCGGTCACCGTCGACGAGCAGTGGCCGCGGGCACTCGTGATGCGGGGCCGCAAGCGCAAGGGCGTGCGCTACTTCGGCCCGTACGCGCATGCGTACGCGATCCGCGACACGCTCGATCTGCTGTTGCGCACGTTCCCCATCCGCACCTGCAGCCCGGGCAAGTTCAACCAGCACGCGCGGCTCGGGCGGCCGTGCCTGCTGTTCCACATCGAGAAGTGCAGCGGGCCCTGCGTCGACGAGATCGACGAGGTCGCGTACCGCCAGCTCGTCGTCGAGCTCTGCCAGTTCTTGGAAGGCGACACCGACGAGATCATCGGGCGCCTGCAGTCCGACATGGCCTCGGCGGCAGGGGAGCTGGAGTACGAGCGAGCGGCGCGCCTGCGCGACCGGCTGGCCGCAGTGCTGCGCGCCGTCGAGAAGCAGCAGATGGTCGCCGAACGCAACGAGGACCTCGACGTGATCGGCATCGCCGACGACGACTTCGAGGCCGCGGTGCAGGTGTTCTACGTGCGCAGGGGACGCGTCGTCGGGCGCAAGGGGTTCGTCGTCGACAAGGTCGAAGAGCTCAGCCCCGGCGGCCTGGTCGACCGCATCCTCGAGGCGTTGTACGGCGACGAGCCGTCGAACGGCTTCCCCAAGCAGGTGCTCGTGCCGGTCGAGCCCGACGACCTGGGCACGTACGAGGAGTGGCTCTGCCACCAGCGCGGGTCCCGGGTGCAGGTGCGTGTCCCTCAGCGTGGGGACAAGCGCAGCCTGCTCGAAACCGTCACCCGCAACGCGAAGGAGGAGTTCACCCGCCACCGGCTGCGCCGCGCGAGCGACCACAACGCGCGGAGCCGGGCACTTACCGAGCTGCAGGACCTGCTCGGCCTGCCGGAGGCGCCACTGCGGATCGAGTGCTACGACATGGCCCACCTGCACGGCACCGACTACGTCGGCTCGATGGTCGTGCTCGAGGACGGCCTGCCCGCGAAGCGTGAGTACCGCCGGTTCAAGGTGCGCACCGTGGACGGCAACGACGACTTCGCAGCGATGGACGAGGTGCTCACCAGGCGTCTTTCGGCGTACTTGCAGGAGCGCGATCAGCCCCTCGACGTCGAGTCGCTCGCCGACGGCTCGCGGCCGCGCCCGAAGCGCTTCGCCTACCCACCGCAGCTGCTGCTCGTCGACGGCGGCAAGGGCCAGCTCGCGGTCGCCGAGCGCGTGCTGCGCTCGCTCGGCCTGGAAGACGAGATCCCGGTCGCCTCCCTCGCGAAGCGGTTCGAAGAGGTGTTCGTGCCCGGGCGTGCGGAGCCGGTCGAGGTGCCCCGCGGCAGCGAGGCGCTGTTCCTGCTGCAACGTGTGCGCGACGAGGCCCACCGGTTCGCGAACATGTTCCACCGCGAGCTGCGCGGCAAGCGGATGACGGCCAGCTCGCTCGACGGCATCGCCGGACTCGGCGAGACGCGGAAGAAGAAGCTCGTCCAGGCGATGGGCGGGGTCAACGCCGTCAAGCGGGCGAGCCTCGACGACCTGCGCGCCCTCAGCTGGCTGCCCGACCCGGTCGCCCAGGCCGTCTACGCCAAGTTCCATCCCGACGGATGA
- a CDS encoding class I SAM-dependent methyltransferase — protein MSEPAMWEQNTQWWVDGFTAGADPEYEEQILPLAARELAGARRVLDVGCGDGQLSRLAVERGAEHVVGVDPTWNMVQVAAGRGGGAQFARAAAAALPFRKASFDAVVACLVFEHIRDVDEAIAEVARVLAPGGRFCFFLNHPLLQTPNSGWIDDQVLDPPEQYWRIGPYLVEDETLEEVERGVFIPFIHRPLSRYVNALAANGLVLERMEEPAPPPGFLARAAEYAAAATIPRLLYLRARRTVDY, from the coding sequence ATGAGCGAGCCAGCGATGTGGGAGCAGAACACGCAGTGGTGGGTGGACGGATTCACCGCAGGCGCAGATCCCGAGTACGAGGAGCAGATCCTGCCCCTGGCCGCACGGGAGCTCGCCGGGGCAAGACGGGTGCTCGACGTGGGGTGCGGCGACGGCCAGCTCAGCCGGCTTGCCGTCGAACGTGGCGCCGAGCACGTGGTCGGCGTCGACCCCACGTGGAACATGGTGCAGGTGGCGGCGGGCCGCGGTGGGGGAGCGCAGTTCGCGCGGGCAGCCGCCGCCGCGCTGCCGTTCCGCAAGGCCAGCTTCGACGCCGTCGTCGCCTGCCTCGTGTTCGAGCACATCCGTGATGTCGATGAGGCGATCGCCGAGGTGGCGCGGGTGCTTGCGCCGGGCGGGCGGTTCTGCTTCTTCCTCAACCACCCCCTGCTGCAGACGCCGAACAGCGGGTGGATCGACGACCAGGTGCTCGACCCGCCGGAGCAGTACTGGCGCATCGGGCCGTACCTGGTCGAGGACGAGACGCTCGAGGAGGTGGAGCGCGGGGTGTTCATCCCGTTCATCCACCGTCCGCTCAGTCGCTACGTGAACGCGCTGGCGGCGAACGGGTTGGTGCTCGAACGGATGGAGGAGCCCGCTCCACCGCCCGGATTCCTCGCCCGAGCTGCGGAGTACGCCGCGGCGGCGACGATCCCGCGGCTGCTGTACCTCCGCGCCAGGCGGACGGTGGATTACTAG
- the rapZ gene encoding RNase adapter RapZ: MTDILVITGLSGAGRSGAAAVMEDLGWYVVDNLPTSLVDKIVELVNQPASTIGRLALVSGRQHVELLPKVGALRAAGHRVRLVFLDAATPELVRRYDATRRRHPLVDEADGLVESIELERELLEPVKAAADLVIDTTELNVHQLKARILDVFDDETSTRMQVAVESFGFKHGLPLDADVVMDVRFLPNPHWDEALRPLTGHDAPVRDYVLGQPAATSFIDRFEVLIADLLPAYAAEGKSYLTVAIGCTGGRHRSVVVAEELARRLRERGQVVRTGHRDLAR; this comes from the coding sequence ATGACCGACATCCTCGTGATCACCGGGCTGTCCGGGGCAGGACGCTCCGGAGCCGCGGCGGTGATGGAAGACCTCGGTTGGTACGTGGTCGACAACCTGCCGACGTCTCTCGTCGACAAGATCGTCGAGCTGGTCAACCAGCCGGCGTCGACCATCGGGCGCCTCGCCCTCGTCTCCGGGCGCCAGCACGTCGAGTTGCTGCCCAAGGTGGGCGCGCTGCGTGCTGCCGGGCACCGGGTGCGCCTGGTGTTCCTCGACGCGGCAACGCCGGAGCTGGTCAGGCGTTACGACGCCACCCGACGGCGTCACCCGTTGGTCGACGAGGCCGATGGTCTGGTCGAGTCGATCGAGCTGGAGCGCGAGCTGCTGGAACCGGTCAAGGCGGCCGCCGACCTGGTGATCGACACCACCGAGCTGAACGTGCACCAGCTGAAGGCGCGCATACTCGACGTCTTCGACGACGAGACGAGCACGCGCATGCAGGTCGCGGTCGAGTCGTTCGGGTTCAAGCACGGCCTGCCGCTCGACGCCGACGTGGTGATGGACGTGCGCTTCCTGCCCAACCCGCATTGGGACGAGGCGTTGCGTCCGCTGACCGGCCACGACGCACCGGTGCGCGACTACGTGCTCGGCCAGCCGGCGGCCACTTCGTTCATCGACCGCTTCGAGGTGCTGATCGCCGACTTGCTGCCCGCTTACGCCGCGGAGGGCAAGAGCTACCTGACCGTGGCCATCGGCTGCACAGGTGGACGTCACCGGTCCGTCGTCGTTGCCGAGGAGCTCGCCCGCCGGCTGCGTGAGCGGGGCCAGGTGGTGCGCACGGGTCACCGGGATCTGGCCCGCTGA
- the gap gene encoding type I glyceraldehyde-3-phosphate dehydrogenase, with translation MTVRVGINGFGRIGRNLFRAAKQAGADIDFVAVNDLGSLDTMAHLLKYDSVLGVLPNDIKASKNGISVDGDELRVLSVRDPKELPWGDLGVDVVIESTGIFTSRDKAALHLEAGAPLVIVSAPSNGADATFVYGVNHKDFDPKVHKVISNASCTTNCFVPLVKVLDDAFGLEQGLMTTVHAYTGDQMLVDGPHDDLRRARGAAINITPTSTGAARATALVMESMKGKLDGTALRVPVPTGSITDFNALLKKSATVDEINAAFRKASRTSLKGVLRYTEDPIVSSDIVTDPHSCIFDAGLTMSLGKLVKVLGWYDNEWGYSNRLIDLTTYVASKLRKRR, from the coding sequence ATGACCGTTCGCGTAGGCATCAACGGCTTCGGCCGCATCGGCCGCAATCTGTTCCGAGCGGCGAAGCAGGCCGGCGCCGACATCGACTTCGTCGCCGTCAACGACCTCGGCTCACTCGACACGATGGCGCACCTGTTGAAGTACGACTCGGTGCTCGGCGTGCTGCCGAACGACATCAAGGCGTCGAAGAACGGGATCAGCGTCGACGGTGACGAGCTGCGCGTGCTCTCCGTGCGCGACCCGAAGGAGCTTCCGTGGGGTGACCTGGGCGTCGACGTCGTCATTGAGTCGACCGGCATCTTCACGTCGCGGGACAAGGCGGCGCTGCATCTCGAGGCCGGCGCGCCGCTCGTGATCGTCTCTGCTCCGTCGAACGGCGCCGACGCGACGTTCGTTTACGGGGTCAACCACAAGGACTTCGACCCGAAGGTGCACAAGGTGATCTCCAACGCCTCCTGCACCACCAACTGCTTCGTGCCGCTGGTGAAGGTGCTCGACGACGCCTTCGGCCTGGAGCAGGGCCTGATGACCACCGTGCACGCGTACACCGGCGACCAGATGCTGGTCGACGGCCCGCACGACGACCTGCGCCGGGCAAGGGGTGCAGCGATCAACATCACCCCCACGTCCACCGGCGCGGCGCGCGCGACGGCCCTGGTGATGGAGTCGATGAAGGGCAAGCTCGACGGCACCGCGCTGCGCGTGCCGGTGCCGACCGGCTCGATCACCGACTTCAACGCGTTGCTGAAGAAGTCGGCCACCGTCGACGAGATCAACGCCGCCTTCCGCAAGGCCTCGCGCACCAGCTTGAAGGGCGTGCTGCGGTACACCGAGGACCCGATCGTGTCGAGCGACATCGTCACCGACCCGCACAGCTGCATCTTCGACGCCGGGCTCACGATGAGCCTCGGCAAGCTCGTGAAGGTGCTCGGCTGGTACGACAACGAATGGGGCTACTCGAACCGGCTGATCGACCTGACCACATACGTGGCGTCGAAGCTGCGCAAGCGCCGGTGA